A window from Littorina saxatilis isolate snail1 linkage group LG9, US_GU_Lsax_2.0, whole genome shotgun sequence encodes these proteins:
- the LOC138975215 gene encoding uncharacterized protein isoform X2: MSDTTQCAVVCCNTEQGAANGKDVKGVLCYDQDPCVTGAPRCIPCPPQLSIAETTVPPAIATKIDGDQNDLLVKGKGVITITGVVYYENADQEFSIYLCDASKPQKSQNSPLIFTVKFRNGRRNADFVTLQSKANGNLQDLHAHKQKMGIKHARRFAVSFHVKPTDIEVVVNGCWKETVHRQVRMEKADYIVCQGEGLNIHRVKFEKKRWPRNDDDSDDDDNSDDEGRDDRRE, encoded by the exons ATGTCGGATACTACC CAATGTGCAGTAGTGTGCTGTAATACGGAGCAAGGTGCAGCAAACGGGAAGG ACGTGAAAGGCGTGTTGTGCTACGATCAAGA CCCATGCGTGACCGGTGCACCAAGATGCATCCCTTGCCCTCCTCAACTCAGCATTGCGGAGACTACC GTTCCACCAGCGATCGCGACGAAAATCGATGGTGACCAGAATGACCTGCTGGTCAAAGGTAAAGGTGTCATTACCATCACAGGCGTGGTGTACTACGAGAACGCAGATCAAGA GTTTTCCATCTACCTGTGTGACGCCAGCAAACCCCAGAAGTCGCAGAACTCTCCCCTCATCTTCACCGTCAAGTTCCGCAACGGGCGAAGAAATGCAGATTTCGTCACTTTGCAGTCGAAGGCAAACGGGAATCTGCAAGACCTGCATGCTCACAAACAGAAAATGGGAATCAAACATGCACGTCGTTTTGCAGTTTCCTTTCATGTGAAGCCAACAGACATTGAG GTTGTGGTCAACGGTTGCTGGAAGGAAACTGTTCATCGTCAAGTTCGGATGGAGAAAGCTGACTACATCGTGTGCCAGGGTGAGGGTCTGAACATCCACCGGGTCAAG TTCGAGAAAAAACGCTGGCCACGTAACGATGACGACAGCGATGACGATGATAACAGCGATGACGAAGGCCGTGATGATCGCCGCGAGTAG
- the LOC138975215 gene encoding uncharacterized protein isoform X1: MSDTTQCAVVCCNTEQGAANGKDICVCPKDAPVKGRGMMNVKGVLCYDQDPCVTGAPRCIPCPPQLSIAETTVPPAIATKIDGDQNDLLVKGKGVITITGVVYYENADQEFSIYLCDASKPQKSQNSPLIFTVKFRNGRRNADFVTLQSKANGNLQDLHAHKQKMGIKHARRFAVSFHVKPTDIEVVVNGCWKETVHRQVRMEKADYIVCQGEGLNIHRVKFEKKRWPRNDDDSDDDDNSDDEGRDDRRE, translated from the exons ATGTCGGATACTACC CAATGTGCAGTAGTGTGCTGTAATACGGAGCAAGGTGCAGCAAACGGGAAGGACATCTGTGTTTGCCCAAAAGACGCGCCCGTCAAAGGGAGGGGCATGATGAACGTGAAAGGCGTGTTGTGCTACGATCAAGA CCCATGCGTGACCGGTGCACCAAGATGCATCCCTTGCCCTCCTCAACTCAGCATTGCGGAGACTACC GTTCCACCAGCGATCGCGACGAAAATCGATGGTGACCAGAATGACCTGCTGGTCAAAGGTAAAGGTGTCATTACCATCACAGGCGTGGTGTACTACGAGAACGCAGATCAAGA GTTTTCCATCTACCTGTGTGACGCCAGCAAACCCCAGAAGTCGCAGAACTCTCCCCTCATCTTCACCGTCAAGTTCCGCAACGGGCGAAGAAATGCAGATTTCGTCACTTTGCAGTCGAAGGCAAACGGGAATCTGCAAGACCTGCATGCTCACAAACAGAAAATGGGAATCAAACATGCACGTCGTTTTGCAGTTTCCTTTCATGTGAAGCCAACAGACATTGAG GTTGTGGTCAACGGTTGCTGGAAGGAAACTGTTCATCGTCAAGTTCGGATGGAGAAAGCTGACTACATCGTGTGCCAGGGTGAGGGTCTGAACATCCACCGGGTCAAG TTCGAGAAAAAACGCTGGCCACGTAACGATGACGACAGCGATGACGATGATAACAGCGATGACGAAGGCCGTGATGATCGCCGCGAGTAG